One Calorimonas adulescens genomic region harbors:
- a CDS encoding DUF4351 domain-containing protein, with amino-acid sequence MDLVFLPLMKHRWDEDEAARKVLELSQKIKDENMQSIVIAAVLGLADKYVRNEYIDRLKEVVRMTRIGASLIEEGRKEGRKEGKMEGKIDTVLKMIKKRFGKVPKGLDDKIKSADMDTLDRVIDGIMDGKTLEEIEAVLK; translated from the coding sequence GGATGAAGATGAGGCAGCAAGGAAGGTCTTAGAATTATCCCAAAAGATAAAGGATGAAAATATGCAGTCAATAGTGATTGCTGCAGTCCTTGGATTAGCTGATAAATATGTGAGAAATGAATATATAGACCGATTGAAGGAGGTGGTAAGAATGACCAGGATAGGTGCATCATTAATAGAAGAGGGTAGAAAAGAAGGTAGAAAAGAAGGAAAAATGGAAGGCAAGATAGACACCGTACTCAAGATGATAAAAAAGAGGTTCGGAAAAGTACCAAAGGGCTTAGATGACAAGATAAAGTCTGCTGATATGGATACCCTTGATAGGGTTATAGACGGCATAATGGATGGTAAGACACTGGAAGAAATAGAGGCAGTCCTGAAATAG
- a CDS encoding PIN domain-containing protein, translating into MRRWKNMQIVDANIVLRYLLNDTEVLSEKAAQILENNEVFVPNEVIAEIVYVLE; encoded by the coding sequence ATGCGGCGGTGGAAAAATATGCAAATAGTTGATGCTAATATTGTTTTAAGGTACCTTTTAAATGATACAGAAGTTTTATCAGAAAAAGCTGCACAAATATTAGAAAATAATGAAGTATTTGTCCCAAATGAAGTTATCGCTGAAATTGTATATGTTCTGGAAA